In Pajaroellobacter abortibovis, the following are encoded in one genomic region:
- the folP gene encoding dihydropteroate synthase yields MKLDAFHSVCKRAKAQRGVVIVGVCNVTPDSYSDGGEFLHVEQAQKRVDVLIQEGADIVEIGADSSRPGSEEVSASVQLERLAHVVRYAVSKIAVSIDTMHPNVADFCLREGALAVNDVSCLARPALADVVVQHHACLMLVHARGSQADMKGFSQYEESAYGDIVREVLEEWESAAKVAQGRGLRRDALVMDPGFGFAKSAQHSMTLLKRLDRLTSCLDVPVLIGASRKSFLTLVDEGATPRERLGASLAAAWIGIQKGAALVRVHDVRDTKQAIDLMGLMRE; encoded by the coding sequence ATGAAGCTGGATGCTTTCCATTCTGTTTGTAAGCGAGCAAAGGCCCAAAGAGGGGTTGTGATTGTTGGCGTTTGTAATGTGACTCCGGATTCTTACAGTGATGGGGGTGAATTTCTTCATGTGGAACAAGCTCAGAAGCGGGTCGATGTGCTTATTCAGGAAGGGGCGGACATCGTGGAAATTGGGGCGGATAGTTCTCGCCCCGGATCAGAAGAAGTCTCTGCTTCCGTGCAGTTGGAGCGGCTGGCGCATGTCGTCCGGTATGCTGTTTCTAAAATAGCTGTGTCTATTGATACGATGCATCCTAATGTCGCCGATTTTTGCTTGCGAGAAGGTGCGCTTGCGGTCAATGATGTGTCCTGTTTGGCTAGACCTGCACTTGCAGATGTGGTTGTACAGCATCACGCTTGTCTGATGTTGGTACATGCTCGTGGAAGTCAGGCCGATATGAAAGGGTTCAGTCAGTATGAAGAATCAGCCTATGGAGACATTGTTCGTGAGGTTCTTGAGGAGTGGGAAAGTGCAGCAAAAGTAGCGCAAGGGAGAGGTCTTCGTCGAGACGCGCTGGTGATGGATCCAGGTTTTGGATTTGCCAAGAGCGCTCAGCATAGCATGACTCTTCTTAAGCGGCTGGATAGACTCACATCTTGTCTCGATGTGCCTGTGTTGATAGGAGCAAGTCGGAAGTCTTTTTTGACGCTTGTGGATGAAGGGGCAACCCCTCGAGAACGGCTAGGTGCTTCTCTTGCAGCGGCCTGGATAGGGATTCAAAAAGGTGCGGCGTTGGTTCGAGTTCATGATGTGCGAGATACCAAACAAGCAATTGATCTGATGGGACTTATGAGAGAATGA
- the cdaA gene encoding diadenylate cyclase CdaA: MMIEGLIHLFSKRPLKDVVVDGIDIGIVSYAIYRVLLVLRGTKAIQMGMGLGVLLLLYVVAKGVGLITLFYLLSALLSSMILIVVVVFQNDIRRGLMRIGSHASLGRISQQQESRVVEEVVAAATELARHGIGAIICFEQDAQLDEFVVGQGMEIDAIVQRELLVSLFIPEGMNKLHDGAVVIRNLRIAKAGVFFPIPEAKGIEQSLGSRHRAALGITEETDAMVVVVSEERGSISLCFNGNIGPHLDGDMLREALLSLLGLRSRKKPIQLLKEHPAVQPIIRRFHSVFDVCSRSNE; the protein is encoded by the coding sequence ATGATGATCGAAGGGCTTATTCACCTTTTTTCGAAGCGTCCTCTCAAGGATGTGGTGGTTGATGGCATTGACATAGGGATTGTGTCGTATGCAATTTATCGTGTGCTGTTAGTTCTTCGAGGGACTAAAGCCATCCAGATGGGGATGGGGCTTGGGGTTCTCTTGCTGCTGTATGTGGTTGCTAAGGGTGTTGGTCTCATCACGCTTTTTTATCTCCTGTCCGCTCTCCTCTCTTCGATGATTTTGATCGTGGTGGTTGTCTTTCAAAACGACATTCGACGCGGTCTTATGCGCATCGGATCCCACGCTTCTTTGGGACGCATTTCTCAGCAGCAAGAGTCTCGGGTTGTGGAAGAGGTCGTCGCTGCAGCGACGGAACTCGCGCGGCATGGGATCGGTGCGATCATCTGTTTTGAACAGGATGCGCAACTGGATGAATTTGTGGTGGGTCAAGGGATGGAGATCGATGCGATTGTGCAGCGGGAATTGCTCGTGAGCCTTTTTATTCCAGAGGGAATGAATAAATTGCACGATGGTGCCGTGGTGATTCGCAACCTTCGGATTGCCAAAGCGGGTGTTTTTTTCCCTATTCCTGAAGCCAAAGGGATCGAGCAATCACTCGGATCTCGGCATCGGGCTGCCCTTGGAATTACTGAAGAGACAGATGCAATGGTGGTTGTAGTCTCTGAAGAACGCGGTTCGATTAGTTTATGCTTCAATGGTAATATCGGTCCTCATCTCGATGGGGACATGCTTCGCGAAGCATTGCTAAGCCTTTTGGGTCTGAGGAGTCGAAAGAAACCGATCCAGCTCTTAAAGGAACATCCTGCTGTCCAACCGATCATTCGGAGGTTTCATTCCGTTTTTGATGTGTGCTCAAGGAGCAATGAATAA
- a CDS encoding YbbR-like domain-containing protein, with product MNNNRFQPIRSSLRVLFIEDIRLKLFSLAVALFLYSFSHSSQDGQRSVAVNLIVMLPPEHINKVLVSPIPPHVRLTLRGPRVLLDELENRDLGSIQVRLQGMEDSRIVLDPQWAKVPPGIRVEQIDPPILDLKWEDIVSFEIPVYASVVGNPLPGLVIKEEPSLEPPRVCVRGPQSEVARIQRARVEPIDLDGLDEGEHSVSLAVFHPSGRLVFEPSNVVARIEIVPNLVEKIFKEVQVAVLGGHKIKLFPPAVDVHLRCPPSIAQALKPEHVVPRIALSSGANGTNETRPVLVDVVLCNARVIPPEVMVR from the coding sequence ATGAATAACAATCGTTTCCAACCCATCAGGAGTAGTCTGAGGGTTCTTTTTATCGAAGATATCCGTTTAAAACTATTTTCATTGGCGGTTGCTCTTTTCCTGTATTCTTTTAGCCATAGCTCTCAAGACGGTCAGCGTTCTGTTGCTGTTAATTTAATAGTGATGCTCCCTCCTGAGCATATTAACAAAGTGTTGGTCAGCCCCATCCCTCCTCATGTGAGGTTGACGTTGCGTGGCCCGCGCGTGTTGCTCGATGAACTTGAAAATCGGGATCTTGGGAGTATCCAAGTGCGCCTTCAAGGGATGGAGGATAGTCGCATCGTGCTCGATCCTCAATGGGCGAAAGTTCCTCCAGGCATTCGGGTAGAACAGATCGATCCTCCCATCCTCGATCTCAAATGGGAGGATATTGTCTCTTTCGAAATCCCTGTCTATGCAAGTGTAGTTGGGAATCCTCTTCCTGGCCTTGTCATCAAAGAGGAGCCTTCGCTCGAGCCCCCTAGGGTCTGTGTCCGTGGTCCTCAGAGCGAAGTTGCTCGGATTCAGAGAGCGCGGGTAGAACCTATTGATTTGGATGGTCTGGATGAAGGGGAACATTCGGTATCCCTTGCTGTTTTTCATCCCTCGGGGCGTTTGGTCTTCGAGCCTTCCAATGTAGTTGCTCGCATCGAAATTGTCCCAAATTTGGTTGAAAAGATATTCAAAGAAGTCCAGGTAGCAGTGTTAGGAGGACATAAAATCAAGCTCTTCCCTCCAGCAGTTGACGTGCACCTCCGTTGTCCTCCTTCGATAGCGCAGGCTCTTAAACCAGAGCATGTGGTGCCGCGGATTGCCCTCTCCTCGGGAGCGAATGGGACTAACGAGACCAGACCCGTCCTGGTCGATGTGGTTCTCTGCAATGCACGAGTCATACCTCCTGAGGTAATGGTACGCTAG